The following coding sequences lie in one Chionomys nivalis chromosome 8, mChiNiv1.1, whole genome shotgun sequence genomic window:
- the Fgf4 gene encoding fibroblast growth factor 4 has product MAKRGPATGTVLPRVLLALLVALVGRGAAAPNGTRPAELGRGWDGLVARSLARLPVAAQPPQAAVRSGAGDYLLGLKRLRRLYCNVGIGFHLQVLPDGRIGGVHADTGDSLLELSPVQRGVVSIFGVASRFFVAMSSRGKLFGVPFFTDECKFKEILLPNNYNAYESYAHPGMFMALSKNGRTKKGNRVSPTMKVTHFLPRL; this is encoded by the exons ATGGCTAAGCGCGGGCCGGCCACGGGGACAGTGCTGCCCAGGGTCCTGTTGGCCCTGCTGGTGGCCCTGGTGGGTCGAGGGGCCGCCGCACCCAACGGCACGCGGCCAGCTGAACTGGGGCGCGGCTGGGATGGCCTGGTGGCCCGCTCGCTGGCGCGCCTGCCGGTGGCCGCGCAACCCCCGCAGGCGGCGGTCCGCAGCGGCGCAGGGGACTACCTGCTGGGCCTCAAAAGACTGCGGCGCCTCTACTGTAACGTGGGCATCGGATTCCACCTGCAGGTGCTGCCCGACGGCCGCATCGGCGGCGTGCACGCAGACACCGGCGACA gcctTCTGGAGCTCTCCCCGGTGCAGCGGGGCGTGGTGAGCATCTTCGGAGTGGCCAGCCGGTTCTTCGTGGCCATGAGCAGCAGGGGCAAGCTCTTCGGTGTG CCTTTCTTTACCGATGAGTGTAAATTCAAAGAGATTCTTCTGCCCAACAATTACAACGCTTACGAATCCTACGCGCACCCCGGCATGTTCATGGCCCTCAGTAAGAACGGGCGGACCAAGAAAGGGAACCGAGTGTCACCTACGATGAAGGTAACCCACTTCCTTCCTAGACTGTGA